GTTCAAATAACAAATGCCCAAGCGCCCCGTTTAGCAACGTAGCGAATGGAACGAATCGGGGATTTAGGTGCTGTTACCTCCCGCTTCGACTTGTTCAGCTCACATCTTCCATTCTTGAAGTGGGAGTCTACAACGCCTTTTTACGGGATAAAGGAATCATGCCACTAAAAACAGGGGTATGCCGACGCCTGAGCGGCAAGCCCGTTTTTAGTCGGGCCTTCCTCTTTGCGACGAACCGATGAGGACTTATCGGAGGGCGCATTTCTAAAGTCGCATCGTTGCTGGGCGATAGAGCCGGACGTGGCTATTCGGTTATTTTGTTATCTCCAAGCGCCTAAATTTATACTTTCTTATCTCTTTAGAAAAACTTGGCTTGTCGTCAAGTCTTATGGCGGAAGCCTTTGTTTTTCTTATACTATAAACCAAAAAATCTTATACTTTCCTATAGTGCAATGAAAAAGCAGACTCATCCACGATAGAGTCTGCTTGGCCCTTGTCTGAAAATTATTTAACTTCTTTCCTTTGGACAGATTTCGCAACTTCAATGAGCTCCTCCTTCGTCAACTCCTCACTTGCTAACATAAAATCTACCCCGTTATGCGTCCACTCAATAGAATTATCTGTTATTGCGCCTACTGCAAATCCTAAATTTACAATCTCGCCTTCTACTTCATTAGGAGTTGCCATGGTCGTCCGTATTTGTGCTTTTTCTTCAACCAGTGTAAAATTCTTTTCCCCTTCAAACGTTAAAATAACGCGATCTCCGGTTTCTGTTGACGTTTCTTTTTTTTCAGTCAGTTCTGCTCCTGCCATGTACGATGGGTAAAAGACCGTGAGCGCTTCCTGCTCCTCAGTTATAGCAGCTGTTTCTTCAGCTTCTTCCGACTCTTCACTTCCCATGTTTTTCTTCATCGAAAAATCATCATCTTTAAAGCTTGCTTTGCTATCAAAACTAGAAAAGCTAACATCGACCAGAGCATTTTTATCTTTATCTAGCACCTTTACTTGAGTGGGATGTAACGATTTTTTGTCAAGATAAATTTCCTGATAAGGCAGGTTGTTATTGCTTTGATAATTCGTTTTTGTCTTGAACACATAATGCGAGTCTCTAACCTCAAATTCTGCTTCCTTATCCTTCTCAATATCTTGAATTAAAGATTGATACAGATACGGTTGACTACTGTTTTGCGGCCATTCTGACTGAAATTTAAAGCTTTTGTTTAATGCTGGGGTTAATACAAATACCCCATCGTCATTTTTTAAAATAATTTGGTTGCCTTTTTCATCCGACTTATTCGATAATCCAACGCGATACATATCATCTTTTTTGTGCCAAATATTGATTTGAAATGTTTGTTGCTCTTGACCTGTATTCATATTCATTTCTGCTTTCGCTCTATAGCCGTCCATTTTCTCGACTGTTTCCTTTAAATCTGCAACAACATCCTCTTGTGTCTTTTCTCCACAAGCAGCTAATACGATTACGAGGCCGAATAACATAAGTAACCCACTGATTTTCATCTTCATGTACATATCTCCCTTGTCTCAGTTAATTAAAGCAAACTTAGCTAGCGCCAAGCCTTTAGACGCAGGCGACTGCCTCGTTGTACTTATACTTAGGACATCCATGATGATTACACCACATAGCGCTCATCTTTATCCTTTTCTAACGTAAAACAAAGGGAACCCATATCATCCACTACTCGAAATGGTACGATATACATCAGTTATTCCGTTAATTACATCGGTTGCAAGTAAATCATGTTCAGAATGCTGATGCTGTACTAGTAAATCTGCCGACATACCGTGAATATAACAGGCATTACTTAAAGCTTGTAACAAGCTTTGCTTTTGCATCACCATGGCCAAAGCAATTCCTGTTAAGACGTCACCACTTCCCCCCTTAGCAAGCCCCGGATTGCCTGTGGGGTTTACCATTTGCACACCCTCTGGGGAAGTAACAATCGTGTATCTTCCTTTCAAGACTACATAGACACGGTAAGCTGTGGCAAATTCCTTTGCATATTGAAATGGCTGCTTCAATAACTCACGAACCGAGACCCCCAATAGCATTGCCATTTCTCCAGGATGGGGAGTAATAACGGATGGGTGCGTTCTTTCATTTATTTGAGGCAACAGTTGAGATAAATGATACAGACCATCACCATCGATAATAATGGGGCATGTTGCTTTCTCTATTACATACTTTACTAGGTCTTTTGTACATTCTTTTCGACCTAACCCCATTCCAATAGCAATTGCATCATAAGAGTCTAGATTTATCTCTGAATGGTTATCGAGATAGCCGTCTGTCGCTGATAAAGCAGAGTACGTAGCTTCGACACAATTTCCTGCAATCATCTGAATAACAGGTAGAGAACTGGCACCCATTATCAAACCAGCTCCTGACTTTAATGCTGCTTGTACAGACATGGATAAAGCACCGGGCATTTCCTTGCAGCCACCAATAATCAATCCCCTACCATGATTGCCCTTATGATCAAATAACTGACGTTTTGGCAAAGTCTTCTTCACATCCTCTAGCTGCCACATCCCCTTACTTGTAAGACGCTTAAAAATAAACGTCGGCAAGCCAATAGAAACAACCTCCCATTCTCCATAATAGCTTGCAGTGTAAGGAAGAAAAACACTCTGCTTTGGTGCACCGATAATGATGGTGTAATCAGCTTGTACAGCGTGAAACGATTCTCCGCCTTCATCTGCTGGTACCCCTGAAGGAATATCTACAGAAATGACATAGCTTTGTTCCGCATTGATAAGCGAAATAAGTGAAGCAAATGGTTCCCGTACTTCGCCTTTGATCCCAATACCGATCATCGCATCAATGAGTACGTCTGCTTCTTTAACCATCTGGATAGATCCAGTCTCATACGGAACAACTTGACCTCCACATTTTTCATAAATACGCTTGTG
This genomic interval from Virgibacillus pantothenticus contains the following:
- a CDS encoding LolA family protein, producing MKMKISGLLMLFGLVIVLAACGEKTQEDVVADLKETVEKMDGYRAKAEMNMNTGQEQQTFQINIWHKKDDMYRVGLSNKSDEKGNQIILKNDDGVFVLTPALNKSFKFQSEWPQNSSQPYLYQSLIQDIEKDKEAEFEVRDSHYVFKTKTNYQSNNNLPYQEIYLDKKSLHPTQVKVLDKDKNALVDVSFSSFDSKASFKDDDFSMKKNMGSEESEEAEETAAITEEQEALTVFYPSYMAGAELTEKKETSTETGDRVILTFEGEKNFTLVEEKAQIRTTMATPNEVEGEIVNLGFAVGAITDNSIEWTHNGVDFMLASEELTKEELIEVAKSVQRKEVK
- a CDS encoding bifunctional ADP-dependent NAD(P)H-hydrate dehydratase/NAD(P)H-hydrate epimerase; the encoded protein is MFIVTAKEMYDMDRLAMQEIGLDGKLLMENAGRAVAWKVMRKISQTDKICVLAGAGNNGGDGFVIARTLLDHNYHVEVLQVVPNDKVTGDAYDHKRIYEKCGGQVVPYETGSIQMVKEADVLIDAMIGIGIKGEVREPFASLISLINAEQSYVISVDIPSGVPADEGGESFHAVQADYTIIIGAPKQSVFLPYTASYYGEWEVVSIGLPTFIFKRLTSKGMWQLEDVKKTLPKRQLFDHKGNHGRGLIIGGCKEMPGALSMSVQAALKSGAGLIMGASSLPVIQMIAGNCVEATYSALSATDGYLDNHSEINLDSYDAIAIGMGLGRKECTKDLVKYVIEKATCPIIIDGDGLYHLSQLLPQINERTHPSVITPHPGEMAMLLGVSVRELLKQPFQYAKEFATAYRVYVVLKGRYTIVTSPEGVQMVNPTGNPGLAKGGSGDVLTGIALAMVMQKQSLLQALSNACYIHGMSADLLVQHQHSEHDLLATDVINGITDVYRTISSSG